A portion of the Manihot esculenta cultivar AM560-2 chromosome 2, M.esculenta_v8, whole genome shotgun sequence genome contains these proteins:
- the LOC110608575 gene encoding geranylgeranyl pyrophosphate synthase 7, chloroplastic — translation MAFSATIPTYDNSLLIKKSSFNGLRNLPKAIPCGNLKFLVPMKMKAGTLVVSVSSSSLAQPLEEAQKSINDISPKIQLPAFPFQEYMATKAKHVNKALDEAIPLQHPLKIHDAMRYSLLAGGKRVRPVLCIAACELVGGDEATAMPAACAMEMIHTMSLIHDDLPCMDNDDLRRGKPTNHKMFGEETAILAGDALLSFSFEHVAKATKNVSPERVVRAIAELGSAVGAAGLVAGQIVDIESEGKQVSLKDLEYIHINKTSKLLEAAVVCGAILGGADDENIERVRKYARCIGLLFQVVDDILDVTKSSEELGKTAGKDLISDKATYPKLMGIDEAKKFAARLVDQANQELAHFDAAKAAPLYHFAHYIASRQN, via the coding sequence ATGGCCTTCTCTGCAACCATCCCCACCTATGATAATTCACTTCTTATCAAGAAATCCTCCTTCAATGGCCTCAGGAACCTTCCTAAGGCCATCCCTTGTGGCAATCTCAAGTTTCTTGTGCCTATGAAGATGAAAGCCGGCACCCTGGTGGTTTCCGTTTCAAGCTCCTCCCTGGCGCAACCACTTGAGGAAGCTCAGAAATCCATCAACGATATCTCACCAAAGATCCAACTTCCTGCATTCCCATTTCAAGAATACATGGCAACTAAGGCTAAGCATGTCAACAAGGCACTTGATGAGGCTATTCCTCTGCAACATCCTCTGAAAATCCATGACGCTATGAGATACTCTCTTCTTGCCGGCGGCAAGCGCGTCCGTCCAGTCTTGTGTATTGCTGCTTGTGAGTTGGTCGGAGGAGATGAAGCAACAGCTATGCCAGCGGCTTGTGCAATGGAAATGATCCACACCATGTCTCTAATCCATGATGATCTTCCTTGTATGGACAACGATGATCTTCGACGAGGCAAACCCACAAACCACAAGATGTTCGGCGAAGAAACTGCCATTCTCGCCGGGGATGCTCTGCTCTCATTTTCCTTTGAGCATGTGGCTAAAGCAACCAAAAACGTCTCGCCTGAGCGAGTGGTTAGAGCCATTGCTGAGCTCGGATCAGCAGTTGGAGCAGCAGGACTAGTGGCAGGGCAAATAGTAGACATCGAAAGTGAGGGGAAACAAGTAAGTTTAAAGGACTTAGAGTACATTCACATCAACAAGACATCGAAGCTTTTAGAAGCAGCAGTTGTTTGCGGGGCGATACTTGGAGGAGCAGATGACGAAAACATAGAAAGAGTTAGAAAATACGCAAGGTGCATAGGGTTGTTATTCCAAGTTGTAGATGACATATTGGACGTGACAAAGTCATCGGAGGAGCTGGGAAAAACGGCCGGCAAGGATCTGATAAGCGATAAAGCAACATATCCAAAGCTGATGGGAATAGATGAGGCTAAGAAATTTGCTGCTAGGTTGGTGGATCAAGCAAATCAAGAACTTGCTCATTTTGATGCTGCCAAGGCTGCTCCATTATACCATTTCGCTCACTATATTGCCAGTCGACAAAATTAA